A genome region from Setaria italica strain Yugu1 chromosome III, Setaria_italica_v2.0, whole genome shotgun sequence includes the following:
- the LOC101764988 gene encoding E3 ubiquitin-protein ligase EL5-like, whose amino-acid sequence MAKDYVLILASVAALAVLSAATLLCSWRRRRRALSPSQRRAAAGDVELGQGAAGIDEAVLARYPTLVYSSPSPAPEKDEETAAGAGAPAAGSDAARCAVCLADYADGDELRRLPDCRHAFHRGCIDQWLRRRPTCPVCRASPPPPPGKAVVVAAVGS is encoded by the coding sequence aTGGCCAAAGACTACGTGCTGATCCTCGCCTCCGTGGCGGCGCTGGCCGTGCTCTCGGCGGCGACCTTGCTGtgctcctggcggcggcggcggcgggcgctgtCACCGTcgcagcggcgcgcggcggcgggcgacgtgGAGCTCGGCCAGGGCGCGGCCGGGATCGACGAAGCAGTCCTGGCCCGGTACCCGACGTTGGTGtactcgtcgccgtcgccggcgccggagaaggACGAGGAGAcggccgcgggcgcgggggcaCCGGCGGCCGGGTCCGACGCGGCGCGGTGCGCGGTGTGCCTGGCGGACTACGCGGACGGCGACGAGCTCCGGCGGCTGCCCGACTGCCGGCACGCGTTCCACCGGGGCTGCATCGACCAGTGGCTGCGCCGGCGGCCGACGTGCCCGGTCTGCcgtgcgtcgccgccgccgccgccggggaaggccgtcgtcgtcgccgccgtcggctcGTAA
- the LOC101766895 gene encoding uncharacterized protein LOC101766895, giving the protein MPDFPNPGGKTLPRDSTVSGRRRRLPTSRRPRVIRNLRGRRLVARWRRSCRMPLGLVLGSLGRAMRRKRLSSLDILSSKRAPRDYYKGKNCKPTGFHTRKGGYVIVDEKLPRFVVPDLTDFKLKPYVSQSARDLTASTASSTSAETTENKS; this is encoded by the exons ATGCCTGACTTCCCCAATCCCGGCGGCAAAACCCTACCACGCGACAGCAccgtctccggccgccgccgccgcctcccgacGTCGCGCCGCCCTCGCGTGATCCG GAACCTGCGTGGTCGGCGGTTGGTTGCTCGCTGGAGGCGGTCTTGCAGGATGCCGCTGGGGCTGGTGCTGGGCTCGCTGGGGCGGGCGATGCGGCGGAAGCGGTTGTCTTCGCTCGACATCCTTTCCTCCAAGCGGGCGCCAAGGGATTACTACAAGGGCAAGAACTGCAAGCCCACCGGGTTCCACACACGCAAAG GTGGATATGTTATTGTTGATGAAAAGTTGCCAAGATTTGTGGTCCCTGACTTGACTGATTTCAAG CTGAAGCCATATGTGTCACAAAGCGCCAGGGACCTCACAGCATCCACCGCATCCTCTACTTCAGCAGAAACTACTGAAAACAAGAGCTGA
- the LOC101765384 gene encoding probable LRR receptor-like serine/threonine-protein kinase At3g47570 yields the protein MILLKNRMRESMGVLLLLLAASLLNNDQPTAHAVSTSPPSAAAEIAADEQALLSFRALITNDPHGVLASWIAGNGSTAGGNMTTAGACSWRGVGCHSSRHPGRVTSLELSSNLSGTVSPFLSNLTFLSTLNLSHNSFSGNIPEELGFLPRLLYLDLQHNSLQGMIPGSLARASKLRILQLEYNSLVGKIPANLSNLQDLEVLDVGSNQLSGEIPPLLGSLSKLTYLGLYLNNLSGGVPASLGNLSSLVDLFADTNKLSGQIPDSLGRLMKLKSLDLAYNQLSGSIPASLFNISSVATFELSGNNALSGVLPFDIGVTLQNLQNLILNDCQLSGQIPRSIGNASRLRYIQLDDNELEGTVPLEVGNLKDLEVLTLGNNQLEDKWGSDWELIGSLSNCSKLFSLSLDSNSFQGVFPPSIVNLSNTMQKLHLAHNEFRGAISSDIWKLSDLDTLILRGNFLSGSIPPRIGELNNLGALDLSQNNISGEIPPTLGNLTGLSMLYLFQNNLQGSIPTSLGNLQNIASLVLSFNQLKGTIPVEVISLSSLTSYLGLSYNFLSGPIPSEVGKLTNLVLLDLSVNKLSGDIPPTLGKCVELVQLQLNDNLLQGVIPQSLSRLQGIQKLNFAGNNLSGSVWGFFSDWPNLAYLNLSHNNFEGPVPVKGVFSNASAFFIDGNKVCGGIPSLNLPQCPVKESGVEKKRPRRVVLIGIVAGAFSLLLVILISGLLLFIMRRRQRVPNVPFMEDQHWQVSFEEIQKATDQFSPSNLIGTGSFGSVYRGILSPGAQQVAIKVIDLQQHGAENSFLAECRVLRSIRHRNLVKVITACSSINHQGNDFKALVYEFMPNGDLDKWLHQGLATQDNVPKTKRRLTMSQRVNIALEVAQALDYLHNHGQVPIVHCDLKPSNVLLDNEMVAHVADFGLARFIRKTASNSIEEISTSIGIKGTIGYIPPEYGMDGNVSIQGDVYSYGVLLLELFTGKRPTDGSFQGGQTLQSYVASCYPDNIKAIVDPALLPLDNGFVGKGDNCCDDIDAEKLQEFMVPIFRIGLQCSQESSRARMHIRSAIRELEAVQDAMLND from the exons ATGATATTGCTGAAGAATCGGATGCGAGAATCCATGGGCGTGCTACTGCTACTCCTTGCTGCTTCCCTGCTGAACAATGACCAACCCACCGCACATGCCGTTTCCACCTCACCTCCatcagcggcggcggagatAGCTGCCGATGAGCAGGCTCTGCTCTCCTTCAGGGCCCTCATTACCAATGATCCTCACGGGGTTCTTGCCTCATGGATCGCCGGCAATGGGAGCACTGCTGGTGGCAACATGACCACCGCCGGCGCTTGCAGCTGGAGAGGCGTGGGGTGCCACTCGAGCCGGCACCCTGGACGTGTCACCTCCCTGGAGCTGTCCTCCAACCTGTCCGGTACCGTCTCCCCCTTCCTCTCTAACCTGACATTCCTCAGCACGCTCAACCTCTCCCACAATTCCTTCTCTGGCAACATCCCGGAGGAGCTCGGTTTCCTGCCTCGCCTCTTGTACCTGGACCTTCAGCACAACTCCTTGCAAGGCATGATCCCAGGTTCCCTTGCTCGTGCCTCCAAGCTCCGGATATTACAGCTGGAGTACAACAGCCTCGTGGGGAAGATCCCGGCCAACCTGAGCAACCTGCAGGATCTGGAGGTCTTGGATGTCGGCTCAAACCAGCTGTCCGGTGAAATTCCACCGTTGCTCGGTTCACTATCGAAGCTCACATACCTGGGGTTGTACCTGAACAATTTATCAGGAGGCGTTCCAGCATCTCTTGGTAATCTTTCATCCCTTGTGGATTTGTTTGCGGACACTAACAAACTCAGTGGCCAAATACCAGACTCCTTGGGACGGTTGATGAAGCTCAAGTCTCTTGATTTAGCTTACAACCAGCTTAGTGGCTCAATCCCAGCAAGCTTGTTTAACATCTCATCAGTTGCTACGTTTGAATTGTCCGGCAACAATGCCCTTTCAGGCGTTCTCCCTTTTGATATTGGTGTCACTCTGCAAAACCTCCAAAATCTGATCCTCAATGACTGCCAGTTGAGTGGTCAAATTCCCCGCTCCATAGGAAATGCGTCGCGGCTCAGGTATATACAGCTTGATGACAATGAGCTTGAAGGAACTGTGCCATTGGAAGTAGGCAATCTGAAGGATCTTGAGGTGTTAACACTGGGAAACAATCAACTGGAGGATAAGTGGGGAAGTGATTGGGAGCTGATTGGGTCGCTCTCAAACTGTAGCAAGCTTTTTTCTCTGTCTCTTGATTCTAACAGTTTCCAAGGCGTGTTCCCGCCTTCTATCGTGAATCTCTCCAACACGATGCAAAAGCTTCATCTAGCACACAACGAATTCCGTGGAGCAATTTCTTCAGACATTTGGAAACTTTCAGATCTCGATACACTTATTCTCAGAGGTAACTTCCTCAGTGGTAGCATACCACCAAGAATTGGGGAGCTTAACAACTTAGGAGCTTTAGACTTGTCCCAGAACAACATTTCTGGGGAAATTCCTCCTACACTGGGTAACCTAACAGGCCTTTCCATGCTTTACCTCTTTCAAAACAACTTACAGGGATCCATACCCACAAGCTTAGGGAACTTGCAAAACATTGCTAGTTTAGTCTTGTCATTTAACCAGCTTAAAGGCACCATACCGGTTGAAGTCATCAGCCTCTCCTCTTTAACCAGTTATCTTGGTCTTTCGTACAACTTTCTCTCTGGTCCAATCCCATCAGAGGTAGGCAAATTGACGAACCTTGTATTACTGGACCTGTCAGTAAATAAACTGTCTGGAGATATTCCCCCGACACTAGGCAAGTGCGTCGAGCTAGTACAACTTCAACTGAATGACAACCTTCTTCAAGGTGTCATTCCACAGTCCTTGAGTAGATTGCAAGGAATACAAAAACTAAACTTTGCTGGCAACAACTTATCTGGCTCCGTTTGGGGTTTTTTTAGTGATTGGCCAAACCTGGCGTATCTGAATCTATCGCACAATAATTTTGAAGGCCCTGTTCCAGTAAAAGGTGTCTTCAGTAATGCAAGTGCATTCTTCATAGATGGTAATAAGGTCTGTGGGGGTATTCCAAGTTTAAATCTGCCTCAATGCCCCGTGAAGGAATCTGGTGTGGAGAAGAAGAGACCAAGGAGAGTGGTGCTTATAGGTATTGTTGCTGGTGCTTTTTCTCTGCTTCTCGTTATTCTCATATCCGGTCTTCTCTTATTCAtcatgcggcggcggcaaaggGTCCCTAATGTTCCGTTCATGGAGGATCAACATTGGCAAGTCTCATTTGAGGAGATACAAAAAGCTACGGATCAGTTCTCCCCTAGTAATCTCATAGGCACAGGAAGCTTTGGGTCAGTTTATAGAGGAATTCTGAGCCCAGGTGCACAGCAGGTTGCAATCAAGGTCATTGATCTTCAGCAACATGGAGCTGAGAACAGTTTCTTGGCTGAGTGCCGTGTCCTAAGAAGCATTCGGCATCGGAATCTTGTCAAGGTCATCACTGCATGCTCGAGCATCAACCACCAGGGGAACGATTTCAAAGCATTGGTCTATGAGTTCATGCCCAATGGGGACCTTGACAAGTGGCTGCACCAGGGTCTTGCAACACAAGACAATGTACCTAAAACCAAGAGGAGGCTGACCATGTCTCAGAGAGTGAATATTGCGCTCGAGGTAGCTCAGGCTCTTGACTACCTGCACAACCATGGTCAGGTGCCCATTGTCCACTGTGATCTGAAACCGAGCAATGTTCTTCTCGACAATGAAATGGTTGCACATGTGGCGGACTTTGGGCTGGCACGGTTCATTCGCAAGACTGCGAGCAACTCAATAGAAGAAATCAGTACTTCAATCGGAATCAAGGGTACCATTGGATACATCCCTCCAG AGTACGGAATGGATGGCAATGTTTCCATCCAAGGCGATGTATACAGCTACGGGGTTCTTCTGCTCGAGTTGTTCACCGGAAAGCGACCTACAGATGGTTCGTTCCAGGGAGGCCAAACTCTCCAAAGCTATGTTGCATCATGCTATCCTGACAATATAAAGGCGATAGTCGACCCAGCTCTACTGCCTTTGGACAACGGATTTGTGGGCAAAGGGGACAATTGTTGCGATGATATTGATGCTGAGAAGCTGCAAGAGTTCATGGTGCCGATCTTCCGAATCGGTTTGCAATGCTCCCAGGAATCCTCCAGAGCAAGAATGCATATCAGGAGTGCCATCAGAGAACTTGAGGCAGTCCAGGATGCAATGCTGAACGACTGA
- the LOC105913460 gene encoding probable LRR receptor-like serine/threonine-protein kinase At3g47570 gives MGSSSKRHGLFGMISSRYMLITSCLIHAVHVLPICIAQPSDEQALLAFKSAISADPNGVLAAWTPTYGRVNATDNICGWSGVSCRSRRHPGRVTALELMSSNLTGVISPSLSNLSFLHTLNLSSNRLSGSIPSELGLLRRLQVISLGGNFLTGEIPTSLTNCARLTHLELQRNGFHGEIPANLSYCRDLRVFNVSVNILSGGIPPSFGSLSKLEFLGLHRGNLTGGIPPSLGNLSSLVAFDVSENYNLGGYIPDGLGRLTKLNFLRLAFTGLKGTIPASLFNMSLLITLDLGNNELSGVLPPNIGVTLPRIQFLSLYNCQIEGVIPLSIGNATGLRFIQLQSNALQGTVPPDIGRLKDLQVLNLQFNQLDDKWDKDWPLMAALGNCSRLLDLSLSSNKFQGVLPPSFVNLTIGIRQLFMNANRISGIIPPEIGKFSSLRVLALADNTLAGTIPDTIGSLRNMIALDVSGNNISGEIPPMLVANLTQLAILGLSRNNLQGSIPESFETMSNIAILDLSYNQFSGMIPKQVVSLSSLTLFLNLSHNLFSGPIPSEVGRLSGLGVLDLSNNRLSGEIPQALSQCQAMEYLFLQGNQLVGRIPQSLVSLKGLQYLDMSQNNLSGSVPDFLSTLQYLRYLNLSYNQFDGPVPTKGVFNDSRNFFVVGNRVCGGVSELQLPKCSGTDNSGKRLHKSRTALIVSITIGSFLALVLITCTFVVYARNRVNQQLVQSNETSPVPKLIEQHWKLSYAELHRVTDGFSAANLIGIGSFASVYRGTLGNERQEVAIKVLNLLQHGAERSFLAECEALRSIRHRNLVNVITACSTIDHSGNDFKALVYEFMPNRDLDKWLHPSIWEGESSSRTLTMTERVSIALNVAEAVDYLHHHGHAPIVHCDLKPSNVLLDNDMVAHVGDFGLSRFVQGANRIQHTSNTAGIKGTIGYIPPEYGMGGEITVEGDVYSYGILLLEIFSAKRPTDPLFQGGQSIRSYVAAAYPERVMEVADPMLVQHEENNIGDGSLKECLLSVFRVALRCTEESPRARMITRDAIRELIAVRDACDD, from the exons ATGGGGAGCAGTAGCAAGAGGCATGGCCTCTTTGGCATGATCAGTTCCAGATACATGCTCATCACCAGTTGTCTCATCCATGCCGTTCATGTCCTTCCTATATGCATAGCTCAGCCTTCTGATGAGCAAGCACTGCTTGCGTTCAAGTCCGCCATCTCTGCTGATCCGAACGGAGTGCTTGCTGCATGGACACCCACCTATGGCAGGGTGAATGCAACGGATAACATCTGTGGGTGGAGCGGTGTGTCATGCCGCTCCCGACGGCACCCTGGCCGTGTCACGGCGCTGGAGCTCATGTCATCCAACCTGACAGGTGTGATCAGCCCCAGCCTGTCCAACCTCTCCTTCCTCCACACACTCAACCTCTCTAGCAACCGCCTCTCTGGCAGCATCCCATCGGAGCTTGGCCTTCTGCGGCGCCTCCAAGTCATCAGCCTCGGAGGGAATTTCCTCACTGGTGAGATACCCACATCTCTCACCAATTGTGCACGTCTCACCCATTTGGAGTTGCAACGGAATGGGTTTCATGGTGAGATCCCAGCCAACTTGAGCTACTGCAGGGATCTCCGGGTTTTCAACGTTAGTGTGAACATCCTGTCAGGTGGTATTCCTCCATCATTTGGGTCGCTGTCGAAGCTCGAGTTCTTGGGCCTTCATCGGGGCAACCTCACTGGTGGCATTCCCCCATCGTTGGGTAACCTCTCATCACTCGTGGCATTTGATGTCAGTGAGAACTATAACCTTGGTGGTTACATACCCGATGGCCTAGGGAGACTCACCAAGCTGAACTTTCTGAGGCTAGCTTTTACTGGTCTCAAAGGCACCATCCCAGCCTCATTGTTTAACATGTCTCTCCTTATAACACTGGACTTGGGAAACAATGAACTATCTGGTGTGCTGCCGCCCAACATTGGTGTCACTCTGCCAAGAATCCAGTTCCTTTCTTTGTACAACTGCCAGATTGAAGGGGTCATCCCATTGTCGATAGGCAATGCTACAGGACTTCGTTTTATTCAGCTCCAAAGCAACGCTCTTCAGGGTACCGTGCCCCCGGACATCGGCAGGCTGAAGGATCTCCAAGTGTTGAACCTGCAGTTCAATCAGCTTGATGATAAGTGGGACAAGGATTGGCCTCTGATGGCTGCCCTGGGGAATTGCAGTAGGCTGTTGGACCTGAGTCTTTCTAGCAACAAGTTTCAGGGTGTGCTCCCCCCTTCTTTTGTTAACCTCACCATTGGGATACGGCAGTTATTTATGAATGCAAACAGGATAAGTGGCATAATCCCCCCAGAGATTGGCAAGTTCAGCAGTCTTCGTGTTCTTGCACTTGCTGACAATACCCTGGCTGGCACCATTCCAGACACCATTGGCAGTCTTCGCAACATGATCGCCCTAGATGTCTCCGGCAATAACATATCTGGTGAGATCCCACCTATGCTGGTCGCAAACCTCACTCAACTTGCTATTCTGGGCTTGTCACGGAACAACCTGCAAGGAAGCATACCTGAAAGTTTTGAGACCATGAGCAATATTGCAATCCTGGACTTGTCTTACAATCAATTCAGTGGCATGATACCAAAACAAGTTGTCAGTCTCTCCTCTCTAACCCTTTTCCTCAACCTGTCTCACAACCTTTTCTCAGGTCCAATACCTTCAGAAGTAGGTAGATTGAGCGGCCTTGGGGTTTTAGACTTGTCGAACAATAGGCTCTCAGGAGAGATACCACAGGCGCTCTCTCAGTGCCAAGCGATGGAGTACTTATTTCTGCAGGGAAACCAGCTTGTTGGTAGGATTCCGCAATCACTCGTCTCACTGAAAGGGCTTCAATACTTGGATATGTCACAGAATAACTTGTCTGGTTCTGTTCCAGATTTCTTATCGACATTGCAGTACTTGCGTTACCTGAACCTGTCCTACAACCAGTTTGATGGACCAGTGCCGACAAAAGGAGTGTTCAATGATTCAAGAAACTTCTTTGTTGTTGGGAACagagtttgtggtggtgtttcAGAGTTGCAGCTGCCGAAATGTTCTGGTACTGATAACTCTGGTAAGAGGTTACACAAATCAAGAACTGCACTGATCGTGTCTATCACCATAGGGTCTTTCTTGGCCCTAGTCCTCATCACATGCACTTTTGTGGTGTATGCTCGAAACCGAGTGAATCAACAGCTTGTGCAGAGTAATGAGACGTCTCCTGTGCCAAAGTTGATAGAGCAGCACTGGAAATTATCCTATGCTGAACTTCACAGGGTTACTGATGGGTTCTCTGCAGCTAATCTCATTGGTATTGGAAGCTTTGCCTCAGTGTACAGAGGAACACTAGGCAATGAAAGGCAGGAAGTCGCAATAAAAGTGCTGAACCTCCTACAGCATGGCGCTGAGCGGAGTTTCCTAGCTGAATGCGAGGCGCTGAGAAGTATCCGACACCGCAATCTTGTAAATGTCATCACAGCCTGTTCGACCATAGATCACAGTGGGAATGATTTTAAAGCTTTGGTGTATGAGTTTATGCCTAACAGAGACCTGGACAAATGGCTTCATCCATCCATTTGGGAAGGTGAGAGTTCCTCTCGGACGCTAACCATGACTGAAAGAGTGAGCATTGCACTCAATGTTGCTGAGGCTGTTGACTATCTCCACCACCATGGCCATGCACCAATTGTCCACTGTGATCTGAAACCGAGCAATGTACTTCTCGACAATGACATGGTTGCCCATGTAGGAGACTTTGGGCTGTCACGGTTTGTTCAGGGAGCGAACAGGATCCAGCACACGAGCAACACAGCTGGGATCAAAGGCACCATTGGATACATTCCTCCAG AGTATGGAATGGGCGGTGAAATTACAGTGGAAGGCGATGTCTACAGCTATGGGATTCTCCTGCTCGAGATCTTCTCTGCCAAGAGGCCAACAGACCCCTTGTTTCAGGGAGGCCAAAGCATCCGCAGCTACGTTGCAGCGGCTTACCCTGAGAGAGTCATGGAAGTTGCTGATCCAATGCTGGTGCAGCACGAGGAGAATAACATTGGTGATGGTAGTTTAAAGGAGTGCCTGCTGTCAGTGTTCCGTGTCGCGCTGCGATGCACGGAGGAATCACCGAGAGCAAGGATGATCACTAGAGATGCCATCAGAGAGCTAATCGCTGTTAGGGATGcttgtgatgactga